Proteins found in one Crassostrea angulata isolate pt1a10 chromosome 3, ASM2561291v2, whole genome shotgun sequence genomic segment:
- the LOC128178430 gene encoding uncharacterized protein LOC128178430 has translation MNRPFHTRTPVHLFTRDKKIECTTMWRTFSIVCVCYLVRVSLNQTTTKSQDESGQDICGGTSQARTVGLKKGETESLQCNLTRTAGQNTTIKWFAENQDQANIDLHVSGDTLTIRNVSKTCVAALYRCEVFVSGSSVCNQTFNTTVLSPPAVYIYPEEENIKTELHDDLLEIFLKRRGKKWEIVCSVDADSPSNITWYEPLRHGVEDMVIGYLEENKTKAEMTKEFLMSGDSYRTELHGSTVGNILSTRELVMGIQVGDDKTYNRTYTCSATNKYGTDSWSVKIMRDYS, from the exons ATGAATCGGCCTTTCCATACGAGAACTCCGGTGCATCTATTTACGAGAGATAAAAAGATAGAATGCACAACAATGTGGCGGACATTTTCTATTGTGTGTGTTTGTTACCTTGTTCGAGTCAGCCTGAACCAAACGACGACGAAGAGTCAAGATGAGAGTGGACAAG ACATTTGTGGTGGGACAAGCCAGGCCAGAACAGTGGGCCTAAAGAAAGGAGAAACTGAAAGTCTACAGTGCAATCTAACCAGGACAGCGGGGCAAAACACCACCATCAAGTGGTTTGCCGAAAACCAAGACCAGGCTAACATAG ACCTACACGTGAGCGGGGACACCCTCACCATAAGGAACGTATCAAAGACGTGTGTGGCTGCACTCTACCGCTGCGAGGTGTTCGTGTCCGGGAGCTCGGTGTGCAACCAGACATTCAACACAACCGTCCTAA GCCCACCTGCTGTTTACATTTATCCTGAAgaggaaaatattaaaactgaGCTCCACGATGATCTTCTGGAAATTTTCCTGAAAAGGCGCGGTAAAAAATGGGAGATTGTGTGTTCAGTCGATGCTGACTCGCCGTCGAATATCACGTGGTATGAACCATTACGTCACGGAGTGGAGGATATGGTGATTGGCTATTTAGAGGAAAATAAGACTAAAGCTGAAATGACAAAGGAGTTCTTAATGTCAGGAGACAGCTATCGAACTGAACTTCATGGCAGTACTGTAGGTAATATTCTGTCGACCCGTGAGTTAGTGATGGGGATACAGGTCGGGGATGACAAAACCTACAATAGGACCTATACGTGTAGTGCTACCAATAAATATGGCACCGATTCCTGGAGTGTAAAAATTATGCGGGACTATTCCTAG
- the LOC128177800 gene encoding mucin-5AC-like isoform X1: protein MIFLGIWIALLGVTFGGAEQLTGQLHLQNTQIRFKSRSNFDNHLRGNTDKKLSSTSSPPSDKSLSHGTPTSPIQSSNHSSLSTSKAPITRSSSFLLLKSSSSVHTSSTTLVSSLPASMTSSSSPLSSLTSSTTISTTAMSTKSTPLMSTPGSSISSKTSSPLFSTASSKTDSVTKTSTMLLKSNTAITMSHPQTEMTSPGNTHSALTPLTTAIGKTTPNGKTNPSILTSSVPPSRQTTAPNKITTPKQTPLPKQTTTSKQTPLQKQTASSKQTKIPLSSVTSVYVKPTTDKPIQTSSTVITTMTPTTKTTTSKTENPETTSLKPRLTSKQAYSTSATVQITTSTQQPPKTTTTKHTQPTKFTTQKQVVTTKTTTKPTVTPNQESKTSTTKHTPPVKSSRTLFTLLSTTASAKQTSSTLNIRTTKMESMPAKQTEKSSTTQSTSTMEPTVLTTRTTLPPSLTTGLSSTSESATTRLTLLTESTTVSTGRSSTSASTQTSSSTVTSKLGPQTFSNGSKEPLITSTTSKETSQQTGSSTVNHMQSSSHDLTSQEHTVTVPDTHSLPTTQSTLTNQSQQSSSLSKRSIGAIAAACSIVACVAIIAVVYFYVNRRYRKGGKSWEVVDEHSRIETTDMSAKMDIVLQDFDQRDKKSGGETFRPVNHI from the exons ATGATATTTCTGGGGATTTGGATTGCTCTTTTgg GTGTGACATTCGGTGGAGCGGAGCAGCTTACTGGACAACTTCACTTACAAAATACGCAG ATAAGATTTAAAAGTCGTTCAAACTTTGATAATCACTTGAGAGGGAACACCGATAAAAAGTTGTCATCCACTTCATCACCGCCATCCGACAAAAGTTTATCGCACGGGACCCCGACCTCGCCCATCCAATCATCGAATCATTCGTCGCTATCAACATCCAAAGCACCTATCACCAGATCGTCATCGTTTTTATTACTAAAGTCTTCCTCGTCAGTTCATACATCATCAACAACATTAGTCTCTTCGTTACCAGCCTCTATGACATCATCGTCCTCACCCCTTTCTTCCTTGACATCATCGACTACCATATCAACGACAGCCATGTCAACTAAATCAACACCTTTAATGTCAACTCCGGGCAGCTCTATTTCGTCAAAAACGTCGTCGCCTCTCTTTTCCACAGCTAGCAGTAAAACTGATTCTGTCACAAAGACAAGCACGATGTTGTTAAAGTCAAACACTGCGATAACCATGTCTCATCCACAAACCGAAATGACAAGCCCCGGGAATACACATTCTGCACTTACGCCTTTGACAACTGCCATTGGAAAAACGACGCCGAACGGTAAAACAAACCCTAGTATTCTTACAAGTTCAGTTCCACCGTCAAGGCAAACTACAGCACCAAACAAGATTACAACACCAAAGCAGACGCCATTACCGAAGCAGACGACAACATCAAAGCAGACGCCACTACAGAAGCAGACGGCATCTTCAAAGCAGACAAAAATCCCACTGTCAAGTGTAACATCCGTTTATGTAAAACCCACTACTGATAAACCAATTCAGACATCATCGACAGTGATAACAACAATGACACCGACCACGAAGACAACAACATCTAAAACTGAGAACCCTGAAACTACGTCTCTAAAACCTAGACTAACAAGCAAACAGGCATATTCAACATCAGCAACTGTACAAATTACAACTTCAACGCAGCAGCCGCctaaaacaacaacaaccaaaCACACACAGCCCACAAAATTTACGACTCAGAAACAAGTGGTGACAACGAAAACTACAACAAAACCTACGGTAACGCCAAACCAGGAGTCCAAAACATCGACAACAAAACATACTCCGCCAGTGAAATCTAGCCGTACATTGTTTACGTTACTATCTACAACAGCATCAGCTAAACAGACATCCTCAACGTTAAATATTCGAACTACCAAGATGGAATCAATGCCAGCAAAGCAGACTGAAAAATCATCAACCACTCAATCTACTTCAACAATGGAACCCACAGTTTTGACAACACGAACTACATTGCCTCCGTCATTGACCACGGGTTTGTCTTCAACATCTGAATCTGCAACAACAAGGTTAACTCTTTTAACCGAGTCGACAACCGTTTCTACAGGTAGATCATCTACATCAGCAAGCACCCAAACGTCTTCCTCGACTGTTACGTCAAAACTGGGGCCACAAACCTTCTCCAATGGATCCAAAGAGCCATTGATAACCAGTACCACTAGCAAAGAAACATCACAACAAACTGGTAGTTCCACGGTAAATCACATGCAATCGTCTTCACACGATTTGACAAGCCAGGAACATACCGTTACTGTACCAGACACACACAGCCTGCCGACAACCCAAAGTACGCTTACTAACCAATCACAGCAAAGCTCGTCCCTAAGTAAACGTTCCATTGGCGCCATTGCCGCCGCGTGTTCGATCGTTGCATGCGTGGCCATTATCGCTGTCGTTTACTTCTACGTCAATAGGCGGTATAGAAAGGGAGGGAAATCCTGGGAAGTCGTGGATGAGCATTCCCGCATTGAAACCACTGACATGAGTGCCAAGATGGACATCGTCTTACAAGACTTTGATCAAAGGGATAAGAAGTCAGGGGGAGAAACTTTTAGACCCGTCAACCATATATAA
- the LOC128176981 gene encoding uncharacterized protein K02A2.6-like, producing MTDDMIRDRLVLGTKDTASRGRMLREADLTLDKAITMCLTSERTSSQLQKLEHNTSHTANSEQAEVKYVSSKGDKAYKPRGKHPFKGQGKKQQKTVQPKNSAMVIKCKYCGGTHPRDRDKCPAFGHTCWKCKKKNHFPKVCKQTTVNSIQDEDTSDSDSDSLYAVNSSSGKQWFVKIHMSASGNSSNVTCQLDSGSTCNVINFRQYAQIMQTGDPPLKPTEKTLKLYGGKSKLIPLGIATLKCRVIQSGKTENLDFYVVEMDQTPILSAEACEKLGLLTVNVVHKLTATSSQFKPMSKEQILDEFKDVFEGLGEFEGEYHIELDPTVKPVQRQPRRVPQALKGEIKAKIESLVKRGVLKKVSSPTDWISNMVAVKKPGKLRLCIDPKDLNSAIKRPHYQMPTVDDILPKISKAKVFTVMDAKEGFWHVKLDKESSLLTTFWTPFGRYRWTRLPFGLSSAPEEFQRKQHEVLEGLQHTEVIMDDILVYGSGETMEDAIRDHGFHLQALLQRAREVGLKLNKEKLKLRLTSVKYMGQILTSEGMCPDPDKVKAVVEMPRPKNVKDVQRLIGLVTYLSKYLPHLSETCEPLRRLTVKDTLWHWESQQENAFKAIKQLVSTEPVLKYYDVNEEVTIQCDASEVGLGATLMQQGQPVAYASKALSQTEQRYAQIEKECLAIVFACEHFDQYIYGRDLVTVQSDHKPLETIFKKSLLAAPKRLQRMLLRLQKYNLRVTYTKGSELYIADTLSRAFVTDTEYIFNAFSQEISQINQSEWIPKISHSRFQQIREMTNSDPVLQTLKTVILTGWNDRQEDVPVAVRDYWNIRDELTAQDGLIYKSNRVVIPKVLRPEMLSRIHSSHLGTESCLRKARDAVFWPNMSAELRDFISKCSTCNKMQDKQSKQPLITHDVPKIPWTKLGVDIFTYQNQDYLVTVDYFSDFFELDILTDTSAMTVIDCLKQQFARHGIPDTVISDNGPQFKSADFHTFACDWEFEHSTSSPYHSQSNGKAESAVKIAKKLVKKCISSKTDIWKAILDWRNTPTKDMNCSPAQRLMSRRTRHSLPTAAALLEPTISTNTHEKIMRKRQLSKQQYDKHTKDLPELQIGQNVRMKKHPNDKYWQFGTCTQSLGNRSYLIDLDGKSYRRNRREMRPTKEAHDAERTDPLPYKPEDDPLMITNERPQYESVKQPIAPEPQTAFGSSRETITSPASDNNCAVNASTKLRGSSRIARLPSKFKDFIMN from the coding sequence ATGACTGATGATATGATACGTGATCGTCTAGTGTTAGGGACCAAAGACACAGCATCAAGAGGCAGAATGTTAAGAGAAGCCGACTTAACACTGGACAAAGCTATAACAATGTGTTTGACAAGCGAAAGAACTTCATCACAGCTGCAGAAGTTAGAACACAACACCAGTCATACAGCCAATTCAGAACAAGCAGAAGTGAAATACGTCAGTTCAAAAGGAGACAAAGCCTATAAACCCAGAGGAAAACATCCATTCAAAGGTCAAGGGAAGAAACAGCAGAAGACTGTACAGCCAAAGAACAGTGCAATGGTTATTAAGTGCAAGTACTGTGGAGGCACACATCCACGAGACAGAGACAAATGCCCAGCTTTCGGACATACATGCTGGAAATGTAAGAAGAAGAATCACTTTCCAAAAGTTTGTAAACAGACTACTGTGAACAGTATCCAAGATGAAGACACAAGTGACTCAGACTCTGATTCTCTATATGCTGTGAATTCTTCGTCTGGAAAACAGTGGTTCGTAAAAATCCACATGAGTGCTAGTGGAAACAGTTCTAATGTTACCTGTCAATTGGATAGTGGGTCTACCTGCAACGTAATAAACTTTAGGCAGTACGCTCAAATCATGCAAACAGGCGACCCCCCACTGAAACCTACCGAGAAGACACTAAAGCTCTACGGAGGGAAATCGAAACTCATTCCACTTGGCATTGCAACCTTGAAATGCCGGGTGATCCAGTCTGGAAAAACAGAAAATCTTGACTTTTATGTAGTCGAGATGGACCAGACACCTATCCTCTCAGCAGAAGCTTGTGAAAAACTTGGATTACTGACTGTCAATGTAGTTCACAAGCTGACAGCTACGTCATCACAATTTAAGCCAATGTCCAAGGAACAAATCCTTGATGAGTTCAAGGATGTATTTGAAGGACTTGGTGAGTTTGAAGGCGAGTACCACATTGAACTTGACCCAACAGTGAAGCCAGTACAGAGACAGCCAAGAAGGGTACCACAAGCTCTTAAGGGAGAAATTAAGGCAAAAATTGAATCTCTAGTCAAAAGAGGTGTTCTCAAGAAAGTGTCATCACCCACAGATTGGATTAGTAACATGGTTGCTGTCAAAAAGCCTGGTAAACTGAGACTGTGCATCGACCCCAAAGACTTAAACTCTGCTATTAAAAGACCACATTACCAAATGCCAACTGTAGATGATATTCTACCTAAGATATCAAAGGCCAAAGTGTTCACTGTGATGGATGCAAAAGAAGGTTTCTGGCACGTGAAGCTGGACAAGGAATCCAGTCTACTCACCACATTCTGGACTCCATTTGGAAGATACCGCTGGACACGTTTACCATTTGGACTCTCATCAGCACCAGAGGAGTTCCAACGAAAGCAGCATGAAGTATTAGAGGGCCTTCAACATACAGAGGTCATTATGGATGATATCTTGGTCTATGGATCTGGTGAGACTATGGAAGATGCAATTAGGGATCATGGTTTTCACCTACAAGCGCTTCTTCAAAGAGCACGTGAAGTAGGTCTGAAACTCAACAAGGAGAAGTTAAAGCTGCGACTCACTTCTGTCAAGTATATGGGTCAGATACTTACCTCTGAAGGAATGTGCCCTGATCCAGATAAGGTGAAAGCTGTTGTCGAGATGCCACGACCCAAGAATGTTAAAGATGTTCAGAGACTTATTGGACTTGTGACTTACCTATCCAAATACTTACCACACTTATCTGAAACTTGTGAACCTCTACGCAGACTTACCGTTAAAGATACCTTATGGCACTGGGAGTCACAACAAGAAAATGCATTTAAAGCAATAAAGCAACTAGTCAGCACTGAACCAGTGTTAAAGTACTATGACGTGAATGAGGAAGTGACTATTCAATGTGATGCATCTGAAGTTGGTTTAGGTGCAACTCTAATGCAGCAAGGGCAACCAGTTGCGTATGCGTCCAAAGCGTTATCTCAGACAGAACAACGCTATGCCCAAATTGAGAAAGAATGTTTGGCAATAGTGTTTGCATGTGAGCATTTCGATCAGTACATCTATGGCAGAGACCTTGTGACAGTCCAGTCTGATCACAAGCCCTTGGagacaattttcaagaaatcctTATTAGCAGCTCCAAAACGTCTTCAAAGGATGCTACTTCGTCTCCAGAAGTACAATCTACGAGTAACATACACCAAGGGAAGCGAACTTTACATAGCAGACACTCTGTCAAGAGCCTTTGTGACGGATACCGAATACATTTTCAACGCATTTTCGCAAGAAATCTCACAGATTAATCAAAGTGAATGGATTCCAAAGATCAGCCATTCAAGATTTCAGCAGATCAGAGAGATGACTAACAGTGATCCAGTACTACAAACACTCAAGACTGTCATACTTACCGGCTGGAATGACCGTCAAGAAGATGTCCCAGTAGCAGTCAGAGACTATTGGAACATACGTGACGAGTTAACGGCTCAGGATGGATTGATCTATAAGAGCAACAGAGTCGTGATACCAAAAGTTCTTCGCCCTGAGATGCTCAGTAGAATTCATTCAAGTCACCTTGGAACTGAATCATGTTTAAGGAAGGCAAGAGATGCAGTTTTTTGGCCTAATATGTCAGCTGAACTACGCGACTTCATATCAAAGTGCAGCACTTGCAACAAAATGCAGGACAAACAATCAAAGCAGCCTCTTATCACACATGATGTACCAAAAATACCATGGACAAAGTTAGGAGTTGATATCTTCACTTACCAAAACCAAGACTATCTAGTTACTGTGGACTATTTTAGTGATTTCTTTGAGCTAGATATCCTAACAGACACATCAGCAATGACCGTAATAGATTGTCTCAAGCAACAGTTTGCTCGCCATGGGATTCCGGATACCGTTATTTCTGATAATGGACCTCAGTTTAAATCTGCAGACTTTCACACCTTTGCTTGTGATTGGGAATTTGAACATTCTACTTCATCACCATATCACAGCCAATCTAATGGTAAGGCAGAATCAGCTGTGAAAATTGCAAAGAAATTAGTGAAGAAGTGTATTTCTAGCAAGACTGATATCTGGAAAGCAATTCTAGATTGGCGAAACACTCCTACAAAGGATATGAATTGTAGTCCCGCCCAAAGACTGATGTCTAGGAGGACAAGACATTCCTTACCAACAGCCGCTGCTCTTCTTGAACCAACTATCAGCACAAATACCCATGAAAAGATCATGCGTAAGAGACAACTTTCAAAACAGCAGTATGACAAACATACTAAGGACCTTCCAGAACTACAGATTGGACAAAACGTTCGAATGAAGAAACACCCGAATGATAAATACTGGCAGTTTGGAACATGTACCCAGTCTCTCGGGAACAGGTCATACCTCATCGACTTAGATGGAAAGTCATACCGCAGAAACAGAAGAGAGATGCGCCCAACCAAGGAGGCTCATGATGCAGAAAGAACAGATCCTTTACCCTACAAGCCGGAGGATGATCCACTCATGATTACAAATGAACGTCCCCAGTACGAGAGTGTGAAGCAGCCTATTGCTCCAGAACCACAAACCGCATTTGGATCTTCAAGAGAGACTATCACATCTCCCGCAAGTGACAATAATTGTGCAGTGAATGCTTCAACTAAATTGCGTGGCAGCTCAAGAATTGCCAGATTACCATCAAAGTTCAAGGACTTCATTATGAATTAA
- the LOC128177800 gene encoding voltage-gated hydrogen channel 1-like isoform X2, translating to MENNEEFREGTENGCKAKMRKVFHNPITHLIIIAFIVLDIAILLVVLLVDINVIQVRAETEEDEEHLREELEDGLHYAALTIISLFVVEVVIKIYIEGKHFFSDKWEVFDAIVIFVTFGLDLALAFSPVSSAVRDSVALLVFLRLWRVVKIMTEIQYCVRREVPEAIDKEKLAQEKADWLARRQGHTKV from the exons ATGGAAAACAACGAGGAGTTCCGGGAGGGAACAGAAAATGG TTGTAAAGCCAAGATGAGAAAGGTGTTCCACAATCCCATAACCCACCTCATCATCATCGCTTTCATCGTCCTTGATATCGCTATTCTCCTCGTGGTTCTTCTGGTTGACATCAACGTGATTCAGG TCCGGGCTGAGACGGAGGAAGATGAGGAGCACCTGAGGGAGGAGTTGGAGGACGGACTTCACTACGCCGCCCTCACCATCATTTCACTCTTTGTCGTCGAG GTGGTTATAAAGATTTATATAGaaggaaaacattttttctcGGATAAATGGGAG gTGTTTGACGCTATCGTTATTTTTGTGACCTTTGGCCTTGACCTGGCCTTAGCCTTTAGTCCCGTCAGCAGTGCCGTCCGGGACAGTGTGGCACTGCTGGTATTCCTCAGATTGTGGCGGGTCGTCAAAATTATGACAG AAATCCAATACTGCGTCCGAAGAGAAGTCCCGGAAGCCATAGACAAAGAGAAACTGGCGCAAGAGAAAGCTGATTGGTTGGCGAGGAGACAGGGACATACAAAA GTGTGA